One Brassica oleracea var. oleracea cultivar TO1000 chromosome C7, BOL, whole genome shotgun sequence genomic window carries:
- the LOC106301665 gene encoding long chain base biosynthesis protein 1: MDTNLVEMFRAGLNWVTMALDAPSARVVLFGVRIQWHIFVEVLLGFVIVILLSQKSYKPPKRPLTEQEIDELCDEWVPEPLIPPITEDMMHEPPVLESAAGPHTTVNGKDVVNFASANYLGLIGHEKLLESCTSALEKYGVGSCGPRGFYGTIDVHLDCETRISKFLSTPDTILYSYGLSTMFSTIPCFCKKGDIIVADEGVHWGIQNGLQLSRSTIVYFKHNDMDSLRTTLEKIMTKNKRSKNLRRYIVAEAVYQNSGQIAPLDEIVKLKEKYKFRVILDESNSFGVLGRSGRGLAEHHGVPIEKIDVVTAAMGHALATEGGFCTGNARIIDYQRLSSSGYVFSASLPPYLASAAITAIDVIDQNPELLVKMKQNIALLWKGLEDIKGMSLASDPESPIVFLKLEKSSGSTKEDLLLLEKMADRALKEDSLLVVSSKKSFLDKCRLPVGIKLLVSAGHSESDLVKVSESLKRLASELLL; the protein is encoded by the exons ATGGATACGAATCTGGTGGAAATGTTTAGGGCCGGTTTGAACTGGGTGACAATGGCTCTGGATGCTCCTTCAGCTAGAGTTGTCTTGTTCGGTGTCCGAATCCAAT GGCACATCTTTGTGGAAGTTTTGTTGGGTTTTGTCATTGTCATCCTCCTCTCTCAAAAGAGTTACAAACCTCCCAAGAGACCGTTAACTGAGCAG GAAATAGATGAGCTGTGTGATGAATGGGTTCCTGAGCCTCTTATACCTCCAATTACAGAAGACATGATGCATGAGCCACCAGTTCTTGAAAG TGCTGCTGGACCGCATACAACGGTTAATGGAAAAGACGTGGTGAATTTTGCGTCTGCTAATTATCTTGGACTCATTGGGCACGAGAAGTTGCTG GAATCATGCACTTCTGCGTTGGAGAAATATGGAGTTGGTTCTTGTGGTCCTCGTGGATTCTATGGTACTATTG ATGTTCATCTTGATTGCGAAACCAGAATATCGAAATTTTTGAGTACTCCTGATACAATCCTCTACTCTTATGGACTTTCCACGATGTTCAGCACCATTCCTTGTTTCTGTAAAAAAGGCGATATCATTGTTGC CGACGAGGGTGTTCACTGGGGGATACAAAATGGACTCCAGCTTTCAAGAAGTACAATCGTGTACTTCAAGCACAACGACATGGACTCTCTCCGTACTACTCTCGAGAAAATCATGACAAAGAACAAGCGCTCAAAGAACTTGAGGCGTTACATTGTAGCTGAAGCTGTATATCAG AACTCTGGTCAAATCGCACCGCTCGATGAGATAGTGAAACTGAAAGAGAAGTATAAATTTCGTGTTATATTGGACGAAAGCAACTCTTTCGGCGTGCTTGGCCGTTCCGGGAGAGGTCTTGCAGAGCATCACGGTGTCCCT ATTGAGAAGATAGATGTTGTGACTGCTGCAATGGGCCACGCACTAGCCACAGAGGGTGGATTCTGCACCGGGAACGCCCGCATCATCGATTACCAGAGACTCAGCAGTTCAGGATATGTGTTCTCTGCCTCTTTGCCACCGTACCTTGCGAGCGCTGCTATCACCGCCATCGATGTCATTGATCAAAACCCTGAGTTGTTAGTCAAGATGAAGCAGAACATTGCTCTGTTATGGAAAGGTTTGGAAGACATCAAGGGGATGTCGCTAGCAAGCGACCCTGAGTCGCCTATCGTTTTCTTGAAGTTAGAGAAATCGAGTGGTTCGACTAAAGAGGACTTGCTTCTACTCGAGAAAATGGCTGATCGT GCGCTGAAGGAAGACTCGTTGTTGGTTGTGAGCTCTAAGAAGTCGTTTCTTGATAAGTGCCGGTTGCCTGTGGGGATCAAACTCTTGGTCTCAGCGGGACATTCAGAGTCTGATCTTGTTAAAGTATCCGAGTCGCTGAAGAGACTCGCTTCAGAGCTTCTACTCTAA
- the LOC106304009 gene encoding peroxidase 49 yields the protein MARLSSFLLVISLLCFLPLCLCHKSYGGKLSPGFYAHSCPQAGEIVRSVVAKAVARETRMAASLIRLHFHDCFVKGCDGSLLLDSSGRITSEKNSNPNRKSARGFDVVDQIKAQLEKECPGTVSCADALTLAARDSSVLTGGPSWMVPLGRRDSRSASLSGSNNNIPAPNNTFQTILTKFKRQGLDVTDLVALSGSHTIGFSRCTSFRQRLYNQSGNGRPDMTLEQSFAANLRQRCPRSGGDQILSVLDKVSPAKFDNSYFKNLMENMGLLNSDQVLFSSNDKSRELVKKYAEDQGEFFKQFAESMIKMGNISPLTGSSGEIRKSCRKINS from the exons ATGGCAAGACTCAGTAGCTTTCTCCTTGTTATTTCTCTCCTTTGCTTTCTCCCTCTCTGTCTCTGTCACAAGAGCTATGGAGGCAAACTCTCCCCAGGTTTTTATGCACATTCATGCCCTCAAGCTGGGGAGATAGTGAGATCAGTTGTAGCTAAAGCTGTTGCTAGAGAGACTCGTATGGCTGCTTCCTTGATAAGACTTCATTTCCACGACTGTTTCGTTAAG GGTTGTGATGGCTCTTTGCTTCTAGACAGCAGTGGGAGGATAACGAGTGAGAAAAACTCAAACCCTAACCGCAAATCAGCTCGTGGATTTGATGTTGTCGACCAGATCAAAGCTCAACTTGAGAAAGAATGCCCTGGAACTGTCTCTTGCGCTGATGCTCTCACCCTAGCCGCTAGAGACTCTTCTGTTCTT ACTGGTGGACCAAGCTGGATGGTTCCATTGGGAAGAAGAGATTCAAGAAGTGCAAGCTTGAGTGGTTCCAACAACAACATCCCTGCACCAAACAACACTTTCCAGACAATTCTCACAAAGTTCAAACGTCAAGGACTTGATGTCACTGACCTTGTTGCTCTCTCCG GGAGTCACACCATTGGATTCTCGAGATGCACGAGTTTCAGACAGAGGCTATACAACCAGTCTGGAAACGGTCGTCCAGACATGACACTGGAACAATCCTTCGCTGCTAACTTGCGCCAGAGGTGTCCAAGATCCGGAGGGGACCAGATTCTCTCGGTGCTGGACAAGGTCAGCCCGGCGAAGTTCGACAACAGCTACTTCAAGAACTTGATGGAGAACATGGGGTTGTTGAACTCGGACCAGGTTCTGTTCAGCAGCAACGATAAGTCTAGAGAGCTTGTAAAGAAGTACGCAGAGGATCAAGGAGAGTTTTTCAAGCAGTTTGCGGAGTCCATGATCAAGATGGGAAACATCTCTCCGTTGACGGGTTCGAGTGGGGAAATCAGGAAGAGCTGCAGGAAGATTAACTCTTGA